From the genome of Oenanthe melanoleuca isolate GR-GAL-2019-014 chromosome 23, OMel1.0, whole genome shotgun sequence:
CCCGAGCCCTTCAGCCCCACGGGCGAGGATGAGGTGTTCTCCCCATCGCCGAGCGAGAGCAGCAGCCTCCGCTCCGAGAGCCTGGCTGGCACCAGCTCCCCCGAGGCCTCTCGGGGCCGCCCCGGGGTGACCGTGCTGCTGAGGGAGCCCCAAGCTCAGGCCAAGTGGAGCTGCCCCGACGGGTCTGACCGCACCATGTCCCCTTCCAGCGGCTACTCCAGCCAGAGCGGGACGCCCACACTGCCCACCAAGGGCTTGGGacccccagctgtgtccccgGGCAAGTCTCAGCCCCAGAAGCCGGACAGGGTCTGCTCCCTGCAGTCGCCTGCGCTCTCTGTGTCCTCCTCCCTcacctccatctcctcctcagCCTCAGACCCGGCCCCCTCCGAGGCGCTGACCGGTCGCTCAGACAGGTTCATCATCCCCCCGCACCCCAAGGTTCCCGCTCCCTTCTCCCCACCACCCACcaagccccagcagcccccaggccctgctgggtcCCTCCAGCCCTCACAAACCCCCCCAGCGCCCAGCACTGCCGGCCAGGAGCCCTTGGCCAAGCCCAGCAGCAAGTCCCCACCGCCGTCGCCGCCGCCTGCCTACCACCCACCTCCCCCGCCGGCCAAGAAGGTGGAGgggagcccccagagcagcagcgaGCCCCCCTCTGACACCGCCTGGCCCCCGCCACCACCGCCAGCCCCCGAGGAGCACGACCTGTCCATGGCAGACTTCCCCCCTCCGGATGAATCCTATCTCTCGGGCCTGCCTGATGCCGCCACAGCCTCGGTGAACGGGCAGACAGCAACACCGAGCCCGGGGGCTGCATCTCCATCATCTCAACAGCAAATCCCCCCCAGTGGGGCTCCACAGCCTCAATGCTCCACCGAGCCCCTTCCCACAGCCTCTGTGCCCCCACCACCGCCGCCTCTCCCGCCGCCCTCAGCTCCGGCCCTGCCGCCCCACATCAGCCTTAAGAAGGCGGCCAACGGCCCGCGGGCAGAGGCCAAGAAGGAGCCGGTGTCCCGGAGCAAGAGCGGCCCTGCGGCCAAGGAGGACGCCAGCCTGCCCATCGTCACGCCCTCGCTGCTGCAGATGGTGAGGCTGCGCTCCGTCAGCGTGGAGCCgccggccggggccggggccggggccggggccggggccggggccgagGAGCGCCCGGCCCCTCAGAAGCCCGTCCGCCGCTCGCTGTCCACGCGGCAGCCGCCTCCTGCCCAGGACACGGTGCCttccaagcagctgcagcacgCCGTGCAGCTCAAAGCCGCCGCCTTGGCCGGCGGAGAGGTTGTGGAGAAGCCGCCGgcggcacagcccggccccgAGGGGCCCCCCGGCGATGGGCAGCTGTCCCCCAGGAACAAATCGCCGGCCTCCACCGCCAGCTTCATCTTCGCCAAGAGCTCCAGGAAGCTGGTGATCGAGACGGCCTCGTCCCCCGAGGCGCAGGCCGACCTGAAGAGGAACTTGGTGGCCGAGCTGATGAATTTCTCGGGGCAGCGCTCGGCAGCCCCGGCTGCTGCCGCCCTGCACGGCCCTGCCAAGGCACAGACCCAGAGAAAACCGAGCAAGATCCCCCCGCCGGTAGCCAAGAAGCCTTCGCTTGGCTCGGGGCCGGCTCCTTCCCCCAAGGCACCGGGGGCAGAGGCTTTGGGCTCCCCGGTGCTGGACGGGGATGCCAAGGTGGAGGAGAGCAGGACTAAGAGCGAGCTGGTGGGGACAGAGGGCAGGAACGCCGCGGAGCCGCCGGCTGAGAGCCTCCCTGCACAAGGTACGTGGGTGGGAGCCACGCTGGAGGTTCAGGACGCTGAGCTCTGCGTTCCCAAGTGATAAATCCCCAATTTGCACACACCCAGCACGGCTCCTGGGCtgtcacagcagggacagagcctggcagggctgtggggagctggggttCAGGGTGGCTCACgggcttttccctcctgccttgcAGATGGACGGGGAGACGGCCTGAAGGATGACACTGCAGGACTGGAGCCCCCAAGGACAGGAATCCAAATCTCTCAGGGACCTGGGCAGGTCAACGGACGAGTGTGGAACTGGCAACTAACTTAATACAGGAAGCAAACAGCCTTAGCCTCCACGGCCTTGATGATATTTATGCAAAAATGGTGTTGGTTTCACTTTCCTAAGTACTAcagctttattttgctttttttttttactggacTCAAGgcctgtgcccagagccagcacctCCTCCTTGCCAAGCTGATGCTTGGTGTGGGTGTGTGGAGTTGAGCAGCCACACCCAGAAGAGTTTGGGGGCTGAAGACACCGGAGCTggagccactgctgctggccagaCAGGCCCACGAGGAATGGAAGCACTTTGGACAAGGGAATGAGAAGGATTTGGCCACAACAGCGCCTGGGGGGATGCAAAtaggagcaggaggggagggaggtgctggctgggagggaccaGGGCTTTGGCTCTTGATGGAAATGCAAGAGGGGCTCGTGGCCAGCACCAGCTCCGGCCACTCACCACtgcccagcaggaggaagggccTGGCTGCCCCTTGAGCTGGCCCTGGGCTCTGGGTAGAGCCTTGATTCTGTTTCTGTAAACTCGGGtcacattttgatttctttgattgtaaaaaaaaaaaacaaacaaaaacaaaacaaaaaccaaactaaacaaacccaaccaaaccaaactaaaccaaaccaaaagcaaCTGACCCTCTGCCGCCGAGtagctgctcagagctctgtaCCTGGCTGGTAAAAATGATGACCGAAGCTTGCTGCCTCCTGTTCTTCCTGGTTTATGGTTGCAGGTCTcttctgggtgctgctgagctCCAAGAACACCCTTGGGCTGGCTCCCAGCACCACTGGCCAGTAAAACTGCAGTGCAGactggctgccagctcccctGGACAGATGGGCACAGCCACGCGCGGTCAGCTCGACATTTTATTGGGTTTATGACACACAGATGGTTCCCGAGTCAGCGTTCGAGGCCCACGCCCCCCACGGGCTCGGGCCAGCCCCACGGGTGCTGCCTGGGCTCCTGGCCAAAGAGCAGCACCAGTGGCCACAGCGCTGGGTGGGCTGGGGTggagcaggggacagggctgtccccagctctggtAGCAGCAACACAAGGTTGGAGAAGCAGCTTTTCCCTTCTGCCCTCGCCACAGCACCCACACATGCCACCCCAGCGGGCAGGGAGGCCAGtccatggcacagctggcagcagtggcccCAAGGCCAGGGGGATGAGGCACATGGGGCCCTTGGGGGTGGTGGCACCTCCAGtccccagtgctggcacagctgaggcCCAGGGGGAtgctggaagcagctcccagggtgAGAAGCTGCAAGTTCAGTCCCTGAGccccctgggctgagccccccgACTCGGGGCACTGGTGGGAGATGGTTGGGAGGAGCCTGGCTGAGGTGCAGGAGTCAGGCAGGAGgcaccagagcagccctggcacttgTTAGCTGATGCTGCCACCCTTCAGGCTTTTACAGGACACTGTCCCCAGCTTGGTCAGGAAGTTTCTCTGCTTCCACTGTGCGACACAATCCTCAGAGATGTGGAAATCAGCCTGGGGAGCACAACAAGGAGGCAGGGTCAGCCCTGGGAGGGTCCATCTCCTCCACAGCTTTGCTGAGGAGGCAAACAGCCCATCTGGGGTCACTCAGAGGTAGGGACAGTGTGGCCGTGCTGGATGGAactcccagctcttcccagtcCTCACCTGCAGCTTCTCAAAGACTTTTTTCTTGGGTTTAAGCTCCTCATCAGGCTCCCCACCCTCGTAGCCCTCCACGTAGATGCGTTCCCCGGCGCAGCACCCGGCTGGGGGGTCCAGGGGTTCCACCTGACGGGGCTCCCCCATGCTGAGGAGAGGTGTGGAGACAGCAGGGTCACCCAGAGTCACCAAGAGTCACCCCAGTCACCCAGAGTCACCCCAGCTGCCCCTCTGCACCCCGAGGCACGAggggtgctccatccctgctgtcccctctgtccctctgtacCTGGAGGCACACAGCACCATGCCCTGAGACTCCACCCCCCTCATCTTCTGGGGTTTGAGgttgcagagcagcaccaccagcctgtcctgcagctcctccttggGGACAAAGTGCACCAGGCCACTGACCACCGTGCGGGGCTCGGCCTCGCCCACGTCGATCTTCTCCACGTACAGGCTGTCGGCATCTGGGTGCTgccagggggagcagggtgggaatggggtggcACAGAGGGTGGCAGTCCCCCCCAGGCACACCCCAAATGTCACCACGTGGGAAGgttcctcccctctctccccataCCTTCTCCACGCTGATCACTTTGCCCACACGGATGTCCAGCCGGGATGGGATCACGTCCTCTGGCTCGGAGTTCTTGGTGCCCTtctctccaggctctgcagggtgagAAGGGTCACAACACTCAGCACAAAGCCAGGGAGGTGTTCAGCCCCAAACGCAGGCCCTGGGGGGAAATTCCCTGCAGGGAATTCCATGTTTGTCCCTATCCCAGAGAGcagtccctcctgtgctgcctttcctcACCTTTCCCAATGCTCTCCACAGCTGTTTTTGAGCCTGGAGCTTCAGAACTTTTCTCTGATCTCAACTCCTGGAGGGACTCTGTCCCACTCAGccctgcatggccagggctcCTCTTCCCTGAGCTCCCAAGGCCCCACTTCCcaggctcccagcccctccttaCTGGCTTTGGATGGGGTGGGATAAGCGGCGCTGCTCAGCTTCTTCAGCTCTGGGCAGTTGAATTTCTCTCTGATGGGGTCAAGCAGTTTGTTCAGGGCCACTTCTACGGAGTTCTTCAGGTCTCCAGGGTGCACAACCTGTGTCAGGACAAAGATGTTCCTGTCTGAGGCCACGGGGGTGGGAAGATGAATCCCAAACCCTTGACCTGATTCCCCTTGGAGATGAGAAGTTTCTGGACACTTctgcctccagcctctgctgggaagagctgggaagggttaaactgctgctctgctccaggatgtGGCTGATGTGGTGCTGTCCTGACCTCACACCCTTCACTCATCTTTTCTTCCCCAggctctcctggctgggagcaTCCCACATCAGCAGGCCACACTCCACAactcttcccagcacagatttccatctcccagcactcccagatGACTCCCAGGAACCTCAGGCAGAAGGTTCAGTCCCTCCCAGCACTCACCTGCTCAGCAAAGTCCTTCTCCAGGGCCTCGTAGGCAGTGTAGGTTTTGTTTCCTCCCCATTTTTCCTCTCGCAGGACCACAAACTCTGggaaaaaacaggttttaaagCTCAGATGAACTCAAGGCTCAGATAAACCACccaagagcagggacaggggaggtggcactgaggggcagCCTTGTTTCAGGGGACAcactcctgtcccctcccctcacCCATGCCCCAGTGTGGTGAGCCCCTCACCTGACTTGAGGGGGAAGAGAACGTGCTTGATGAAGGACAGGACACCGTTGTTCTCCACGTTCCCTGGCTCACAGAAAGccttcttcagcttcttcttCACATCCTCCTTGCGGTCCAGAAGATCAATCTTGGAGTCCTGCAGCAAGAGATTTACTTCCTCAGCCCTCCACCCAAGCTTTGGCCCAGAAAATTCATGCTGGAATTGCTGCACCTACTTAGAACCTCCTGAGTGTGGAGGGAGAGCTCACCTTGTCTGGGGTGGTTCCCTCTCAGCCCTCAGCCACCAAGCtgtccccccagagccccctgagcacagccaaaCCCAGGACCAACCTCTTCTGACGAGCTCATTTTACTGCCTGTCAGCCCAGGAACCATTGGGTTCATCAAATGGATGCGCTTGGCATAGCCCAGGGAAGGGAGGTACTGGGAAAACACAAGGAGGTAAATCAGAGACAACCCTAATTCAGCTTTAACTCACAATCCCTGTTTGCTCCTGGCTCCAGAACTTTGGGATCTGGGATAACAGGACCCAGGAAGGGCAGAGTCGCACAGGGAtgtgtggctgcacagagcacaggagcagcagcagagagagctgtgACATCAACCAAAATCCCACACACTTCTCCCAGTGGATCTGGGAGGGGCCAAGCCCTCCCTCAGGCACCAGTCTGGCAGAAATCCCCCCATTCCTGACCTTCTCTGCGAAGGTGAAGATCTTCCTCTGATCCACCCCTCCAAACTGTGCGTCCACCTTGAGATATTCCTCATCCAGCGCCTGTGGAGAGACACAGAGCCTTGAGGCCAGACCCAAAACAGTCCTGGCCtgtccctcagcctctcctgggccactcccagccagggaaggaCGAGAACATTCCAGACTGTTTGCTgaacagcagccctgtgctcaggcCAGGCTTTGTGCCACCGCCAGGTGTGACATTGGTGACCTTGACACTCAGCCCCAAACACCCCtgtggctctggctctgccagcacccCCCTGCACACCACACCTGCCTCACCTGCAGGCCTGGGTAGAGCAAACCACTCAGCAAGGGATGCTCCACCTGCTTCACCACCTCTGCCCCTGCCTTTTTGGCATCGTGCTGCGTCACCACAGAGGAGAGGCGGTACACGTCCAGCGTGTACTCCCTGTGGGGGGACAGCAAGGGACAGCACTGTCACCACTGGGCACGGGGacagctctgagagctgagAAGGGACCTCCAGACACTCAgcatcagcagagctgcaggtgaggcTCTCCCTGGACTCACTTGCTGAGCTGGTAATCAGTGCCCCGCACAAATCTGAGCTTCTCCAGGGGCACCCCGATGCTCTCCAGCATGGCTTTGATGACGTGCTCGTAGTAGCGGGTGcgcagctccagcagctcccacgGAGCTTTCATGTTGTCCAGGTAGGCGTGGAGGTCGGCAAAGAGGATTGTCACCtagcacaggggacaggaggtgtCACCTGGGTCAGGGGAACCGCCCCTGCTGATGGTGACAGCACGGTGACAATGCGGTGACAATGCCCCACCTCACAGCCAGCCTTCAGGAAATCTGCGATTTTGGACATGGGCACGAAATAGGCCACGTGGGGCTTGCCGGTGGTGGCTGTCCCCCAGTAGATCTTCAGCTCTCGCTCCTTCAGGATGGCCATGAGCTTGTCCTCGCCCAGCACCTCCTGTCAGAGGCCAAACacacccagctcagggctgggcacgCAGGGACAAACCCCGCTGGGTGCCCGGGCTCCGCACACGGCGTGTCCATCCCGGGGTTTGCTCTGCCTCAGATCCCCCTACGCCCTGATCCTACCCCGTTCCTCCCTCCTGGACCCCAATCCTGCCGTATTCCCCTCGATCCAGCCCCGGCACCCGGACCCCATCCTGCCCCAATCGCCCCCGCCCCGATCCAGAATCAATCAGCCCACCCTCAATCAATTCAGCCCAAATCAACCCAGCCTCAATCAACCCAACCCCAATTAACCCAGCCTCAATCACCCCAGCCACAATTCCTCCGCCCGACCCCCATCCAGCCCCGCTCGCCCCTCAGATGTCCCCGCTCGTCCCCTCGGCCCATCCGCCTCCCGGTACCTGCAGATTCCGCGTGATGAGCTGATACTTCTCCTGCGGGCCGGGTGCGGGCTCCATAGCGGcggctgcagggcaggacacaCCATTATCAGAGCCCCCCGGGATCCCCGGTTCCCCCGAATCCCCCCGGTTCCCCCCCGGTTCCCCGGCCGCTCCCACCGACCTGCCCCGGGTTGCATCAGCCCCGCTCGGCGCTCGACTGCCGCGCCTGGGCCCGCCGAGCGCCGAGCTGCCCATGCAGCGAGCGCTCCTCCAATCAGAGCGCGCCTCGCGCGGCGCGGACCCCGCGCTCCGCCAATCAGAGCGCGCCTCGCGCCCGTGGGGGCGTGGCCTTGGCGCCGTTAAGATGGCGGCGGGTGAGCGCCGTTCCCGCCAGGCCCGGCCGAGCCGCGGGCGCTGCTTTGTCTCAGCGAAACTTAATTTGTTTTCGTTTATTTTAGGGGGTTttacccctttttttttcaaggatcGGGGGGCTCTCTGTCATCGGGTGGGCCGGGAGGAGGagccgggggcggggcgggtTTGGCCCCGCCTTGGGGCGGTGCCGTTGAGGCGCCGGTTGGGCGGTGCCCGCTGAGGGACGGGCGGGTCCGTGAGGGAGAGAGGCGGGGGCGGTGTTGGCTTCACCCTCGGTGAGGGGAAAAGTGCAGATTAGAGCCTGCTGAGGTTTTTATCTGGGCAGGGAAAGGCTCCACCGTGACCCAAGTGCAGGTTTTtagtgcctaaaggggctccaggagagctggaaagggatgtgggacaagggggaatggcttcccactgccaggggaaaaaattcctctctgtgagggtggtgaggcccttAAATGTAATTCTCAGGGAATTTGTggctggaagtgtccaaggtcaggttggagcaacctgggacagtggaagatgtccctgccctggtgtCACACTTtctgtcccttccaacccaaaccattctgggattccatcTTTAGGAGCTGAATTATCACACTACCACACTCCATAGGACTCAATCCAGACGTGTTCTTGTGTGGGttttgtgcacacacagctgattgctgaggtgtttttttcctacagCACAATTCTGGAAGTGtccattttcattatttaggCAGAATGacaagaggaagcagcagaattGCCCAGGTTTCATTCCTGGAGTGTGTAACCCtccctttttttaaacagcagtcAAGACAAAAGACATTCCTTTAAATCCTTGCTCAAAGAGGGCAGGAAATACCTTTCCTTAGTCCAAATTCCCCTGCTGGGTGAGAGTCAAGTGCAGGGCTTTCAGGTCCAAAGATTCCTTTTGGGATGAGTCCTCACTCTGAGGGGAAACAGGGTTTGTTTGTGAATACTTTGGAACTATTGAATTTTACAGGAAGGTTCTTTATCTGATGATCTTGGATTATAATGAGGATTTTGTGTGAGTGTCTCAGTGACTAATTCCCTGACAGGGTTCCTCTTCCTTTGCTCAGCTTTTCCCAACccaaaaaaagattttaaaaaatgtgtttatttatcTCTGAAGGGCAGAGGTGGGGAGTTGAGACATCTGGaggttttatttaatgttttgcaGTTTAAGGCTGTAATTTGGGATTCCTGGGGTCTGCTGTGAAGGACTGACAGCAGTTTGGGAAAAGAGGGGGTTTTCAATCATTGGGATTTCCGCTGGTGCTGCATGAGGGAACACTCAGGGATGAAAACAGAGATCAAATTGTGAGAAATCCCTGTTAAATTCCAGCATTTTGAGGATCCTGTCACTGAGGATGTCGCTTTTGCTGGCAGGTTGGAGCTGACTCCTGCTGGTTCCCCCTCTGCAAGGGCTGACCAaaggccaccagcagcacctctagagctggaagcagagctgcaggaagccaTGGGAGACAGTTGCCCTCCTTCCCCTGGGCTCAGTCAGGGATTCAGGCAGGAGCCAGTCCCCAGGAGCAAGCGGCTGTCGGATTCTGCGGTGCAGGTGCAGGCCCTGCAGTCAGCTAAGAAAGCCTGCGTGCTGAGCCGTGGCTGCAGCACTCCAGATCCAGCAGGGAAtcttctgctcccttccccaggctctggctgctcccttTTTCAGGATGAGAGTGGCCAGGATGAGCTCGGTGCCAGTTTCTCTGTCTCCAAGTACGACGACGTGGCCATTTCCCTGGACATCAGCAGGTGTTTCGACGACAGCGAGCTGGATgattccctgctggagctgtcaggCAGCGAGAAAGGGA
Proteins encoded in this window:
- the KIAA1522 gene encoding uncharacterized protein KIAA1522 homolog isoform X2, with product MGNAHRKRSPAGSKPGSSWPFGRAGKPRAGAAKGEGEKRLSVQYTAGEECPDNVFFPSTRPPHLEELHNQAQQGLKSLQHQEKQKQTKSAWDHGDTSSLQSCASSEDDSLSFRSRAASCATDSTSEDALSIRSEMIQRKGSTFRPHDSFPKSSERAGKKRKERRTTVLGIPQHVHKELALRNSHGARGHPEGRGDSQAAQPLLNGGQVSGDAVRIPTIDGKLQPVPAAGGARVCLGALEEADAALQKHINKVYYDDSLLGRKTAAKLSPMVRPKSLAVPGMTTYANPPEMLVGPVMSISPQGTYMSKIIPNAILPPMVDVVALSRSSVRTLSRCSLVSSSPASVRSLSRFSERSARSREPSSSSDNWSHSQSTETIVSNSSTISSQGGCDHRQPEAGPHGEVDAAARSDTDQISIYSSASFASSCSKPAASLAPAAPGLLAVGSGRTSPAYSTSSQADGSDTASLASDRSSTRSVSLRKMKKPPAPPRRTYSLHQKADGEPKVLGLPPRPDRRPQRESSAPWSPRPEPFSPTGEDEVFSPSPSESSSLRSESLAGTSSPEASRGRPGVTVLLREPQAQAKWSCPDGSDRTMSPSSGYSSQSGTPTLPTKGLGPPAVSPGKSQPQKPDRVCSLQSPALSVSSSLTSISSSASDPAPSEALTGRSDRFIIPPHPKVPAPFSPPPTKPQQPPGPAGSLQPSQTPPAPSTAGQEPLAKPSSKSPPPSPPPAYHPPPPPAKKVEGSPQSSSEPPSDTAWPPPPPPAPEEHDLSMADFPPPDESYLSGLPDAATASVNGQTATPSPGAASPSSQQQIPPSGAPQPQCSTEPLPTASVPPPPPPLPPPSAPALPPHISLKKAANGPRAEAKKEPVSRSKSGPAAKEDASLPIVTPSLLQMVRLRSVSVEPPAGAGAGAGAGAGAEERPAPQKPVRRSLSTRQPPPAQDTVPSKQLQHAVQLKAAALAGGEVVEKPPAAQPGPEGPPGDGQLSPRNKSPASTASFIFAKSSRKLVIETASSPEAQADLKRNLVAELMNFSGQRSAAPAAAALHGPAKAQTQRKPSKIPPPVAKKPSLGSGPAPSPKAPGAEALGSPVLDGDAKVEESRTKSELVGTEGRNAAEPPAESLPAQDGRGDGLKDDTAGLEPPRTGIQISQGPGQVNGRVWNWQLT
- the YARS1 gene encoding tyrosine--tRNA ligase, cytoplasmic, with the protein product MQPGAAAAMEPAPGPQEKYQLITRNLQEVLGEDKLMAILKERELKIYWGTATTGKPHVAYFVPMSKIADFLKAGCEVTILFADLHAYLDNMKAPWELLELRTRYYEHVIKAMLESIGVPLEKLRFVRGTDYQLSKEYTLDVYRLSSVVTQHDAKKAGAEVVKQVEHPLLSGLLYPGLQALDEEYLKVDAQFGGVDQRKIFTFAEKYLPSLGYAKRIHLMNPMVPGLTGSKMSSSEEDSKIDLLDRKEDVKKKLKKAFCEPGNVENNGVLSFIKHVLFPLKSEFVVLREEKWGGNKTYTAYEALEKDFAEQVVHPGDLKNSVEVALNKLLDPIREKFNCPELKKLSSAAYPTPSKAKPGEKGTKNSEPEDVIPSRLDIRVGKVISVEKHPDADSLYVEKIDVGEAEPRTVVSGLVHFVPKEELQDRLVVLLCNLKPQKMRGVESQGMVLCASSMGEPRQVEPLDPPAGCCAGERIYVEGYEGGEPDEELKPKKKVFEKLQADFHISEDCVAQWKQRNFLTKLGTVSCKSLKGGSIS